A stretch of the Amycolatopsis sp. BJA-103 genome encodes the following:
- a CDS encoding aminotransferase class IV family protein has protein sequence MSAFVAQRNGRTATAGDLAPLAFAGFAHFTAMQVRDGRVRGLDLHLDRLRTASLELFGSAVPDDRIRSYLRTALESGPADVSLTVTIHLPGDLEVLVRTRPPASGPEGPLKLTVVEHERFLPSIKHTGETAKTYFRRQAVAEGFDDAAFTDRQGRLSEATIWNLAFWDGDTLVWPDAGLLRGTTMDILRRRLEVPQRVQEVTLADLPDLAGVVVMNSWTPGIAVHRIGETPLPAAPSFVASLHRAYETEPFTRP, from the coding sequence ATGAGTGCTTTCGTGGCGCAGCGGAATGGGCGGACGGCGACCGCCGGGGATCTGGCGCCTCTCGCCTTCGCGGGCTTCGCCCACTTCACGGCCATGCAGGTGCGCGACGGCCGGGTCCGCGGTCTCGACCTGCACCTGGACCGGCTGAGGACCGCGTCCCTGGAGCTGTTCGGCAGTGCGGTCCCCGACGACCGGATCCGCTCGTACCTGCGCACGGCGCTGGAGTCCGGCCCGGCCGACGTCTCCCTGACCGTGACGATCCACCTGCCGGGCGATCTCGAAGTCCTCGTTCGTACCCGTCCTCCGGCGTCCGGTCCCGAAGGCCCGCTGAAGCTGACGGTCGTCGAGCACGAACGCTTTCTGCCGTCGATCAAGCACACCGGTGAGACGGCGAAGACGTACTTCCGACGTCAGGCCGTGGCCGAAGGGTTCGACGACGCCGCGTTCACGGACCGCCAAGGCAGGCTCAGCGAGGCTACGATCTGGAACCTGGCGTTCTGGGACGGCGATACGCTGGTGTGGCCCGACGCCGGTCTGCTGCGGGGCACCACGATGGACATCCTGCGACGGCGACTGGAAGTGCCACAGCGGGTCCAGGAGGTCACCCTCGCCGATCTGCCGGACCTGGCGGGCGTAGTGGTCATGAACTCGTGGACGCCGGGGATCGCGGTGCACCGGATCGGCGAGACGCCGTTGCCGGCGGCGCCGTCGTTCGTCGCGTCGCTGCACCGGGCGTACGAAACAGAACCCTTCACCCGACCTTGA
- a CDS encoding FAD binding domain-containing protein, producing the protein MKAAPFEYLRAASLGEAIEALSGTPDARVLAGGQSLVPLLNLRQVRPTLVVDINRVDELSFLRKENGQLEIGALTRHRVLETSETVRSEVPLLAEAIGYVGHPAIRNRGTLGGSLAHADPAAELPAVMVALDAGFTARGPERERVIAARDFFLGPHRTALGHGELLTRISVPSHRGGWAVEQLSRRSRDLALVAVFATVTLSGDVCETARIAIAGAGPTPIRATVAEEALVGRALTDDVVALAAELAAAATDPPDDLHAPADYRREMAAVLTRRAITRAKEGA; encoded by the coding sequence GTGAAGGCCGCGCCGTTCGAGTACCTCCGGGCCGCGTCGCTCGGCGAGGCCATCGAGGCACTGTCGGGCACGCCGGACGCGCGGGTGCTGGCGGGTGGGCAGAGCCTCGTGCCGTTGCTGAACCTGCGTCAGGTACGGCCAACCCTGGTGGTCGACATCAACCGTGTCGACGAGCTTTCCTTCCTGCGCAAGGAGAACGGACAGCTCGAGATCGGCGCTCTCACCCGTCACAGGGTCCTCGAGACGTCCGAAACCGTCCGGTCCGAAGTCCCGCTGCTCGCCGAGGCGATCGGTTACGTGGGACACCCGGCGATCCGGAACCGGGGCACCCTCGGCGGCAGCCTCGCGCACGCCGACCCCGCCGCGGAACTGCCCGCGGTGATGGTCGCGCTCGACGCCGGATTCACCGCGCGCGGGCCGGAGCGCGAGCGGGTGATCGCCGCGCGGGACTTCTTCCTCGGCCCGCATCGCACGGCGTTGGGCCACGGCGAACTGCTGACCCGGATTTCGGTGCCGTCGCATCGGGGCGGCTGGGCCGTCGAGCAACTGAGCCGACGGAGCCGGGATCTCGCGCTGGTCGCCGTCTTCGCCACCGTGACGCTGTCCGGCGACGTCTGCGAAACCGCGCGGATCGCCATCGCGGGCGCGGGCCCCACGCCGATCCGGGCCACCGTCGCCGAAGAAGCGCTCGTCGGCCGCGCCCTGACGGACGACGTGGTCGCCCTTGCCGCGGAACTCGCCGCCGCGGCGACGGATCCGCCCGACGACCTCCACGCCCCCGCCGACTACCGGCGTGAGATGGCCGCGGTCCTCACCCGGCGGGCGATCACGCGAGCGAAGGAGGGCGCATGA
- a CDS encoding short chain dehydrogenase, protein MKILVVGATGTIGAAVSEALTARGHTVLAASRSGEVEVDVERPGTLDAVFAAEPGIEHVVCCAGSGSLVPVDGGTDEEFVQGLQGKLLGQVFLVRHAIPHLPDGGSVTLTAGRIPETLRGSAFGVLTNTGLEAFVAAAARELPRGLRVNAVSPGWVSETLAALGEPDGGTPAAEVARSYVEAVETASLTGRTLTP, encoded by the coding sequence ATGAAGATCCTCGTGGTCGGTGCCACCGGAACGATCGGGGCCGCGGTCTCCGAAGCCCTCACCGCACGCGGGCACACCGTGCTCGCCGCGTCCCGCTCCGGCGAAGTCGAAGTGGACGTCGAACGTCCCGGCACCCTCGACGCGGTGTTCGCCGCCGAACCGGGGATCGAGCACGTCGTGTGCTGCGCGGGGAGCGGCTCGCTCGTCCCCGTCGACGGCGGCACCGACGAAGAGTTCGTCCAAGGACTGCAGGGAAAACTGCTCGGCCAGGTGTTCCTGGTGCGGCACGCGATCCCGCACCTGCCGGACGGCGGTTCCGTGACGCTGACCGCGGGCCGGATCCCGGAGACGTTGCGCGGCAGCGCGTTCGGCGTCTTGACGAACACCGGCCTCGAAGCGTTCGTCGCCGCCGCGGCCCGCGAACTGCCGCGCGGCCTCCGTGTCAACGCCGTCAGCCCCGGCTGGGTGAGCGAAACGCTCGCCGCGCTCGGCGAACCGGATGGAGGCACCCCGGCGGCCGAGGTCGCGCGCAGCTACGTCGAGGCCGTGGAGACCGCGAGCCTCACCGGGAGGACGTTGACGCCGTAA
- a CDS encoding aminotransferase class V-fold PLP-dependent enzyme, with protein sequence MTPLPRDQFPAVNRWAYLNHAGICPLPTSSVEAMHRQAVEVSLDGEFTYAAHSAAIERSRASAATLMGVPSRDVAFVKNTSTGLGFVANGLDWSPGDRVVIPDFEFPSTLYPWLALADRGVVVDRVRGGLTTEAFAEAIAAGPPPKLVVTSWVQFGHGRQVDLAALSRVCREAGALFCVDVIQGLGVIPARLEEWGVDFAMADGHKWLLGPQGCGVLYVRESCLDLLRPLEPGWNSVAHREDWDNLDYVPDDSARRLEGGMPNIAGIVALGTSIELLLSAGIEEIWSHVDGLCERVCDGFAEIGATVLSERDIGHRSGIVSVRVDGLPIPLLAERLKARGIACSARSGGLRISPHGYNTEDEIDRLIVAVREIFA encoded by the coding sequence ATGACTCCGTTGCCGCGCGACCAGTTCCCCGCCGTGAACCGCTGGGCCTACCTCAACCACGCCGGGATCTGCCCGCTGCCCACGTCGTCGGTGGAGGCCATGCACCGGCAAGCCGTCGAGGTCTCACTGGACGGCGAGTTCACCTACGCCGCGCACAGTGCGGCGATCGAACGGTCCCGCGCGTCGGCGGCGACGCTGATGGGGGTGCCGTCCCGTGACGTCGCGTTCGTGAAGAACACCAGTACCGGCCTCGGTTTCGTCGCGAACGGCCTCGACTGGTCGCCGGGCGACCGCGTCGTCATCCCGGACTTCGAGTTCCCGTCCACGCTGTATCCGTGGCTCGCGCTCGCCGATCGCGGTGTGGTGGTGGATCGTGTGCGCGGCGGGCTCACCACCGAGGCCTTCGCCGAGGCGATCGCGGCGGGCCCGCCGCCCAAACTCGTGGTGACCAGCTGGGTTCAGTTCGGGCACGGCCGGCAGGTCGATCTCGCCGCGCTGAGCCGGGTGTGCCGGGAGGCGGGCGCGCTCTTCTGCGTCGACGTCATCCAGGGGCTCGGTGTGATTCCGGCCCGGCTGGAGGAGTGGGGCGTCGACTTCGCGATGGCCGACGGGCACAAATGGCTGCTGGGTCCGCAGGGCTGCGGCGTGCTCTACGTGCGGGAGTCCTGTTTGGACCTGCTGCGGCCACTGGAACCGGGCTGGAACTCGGTCGCCCATCGGGAGGACTGGGACAACCTGGACTACGTGCCCGACGACAGCGCCCGGCGGCTGGAAGGCGGGATGCCGAACATCGCCGGGATCGTCGCCCTCGGGACCTCGATCGAACTGCTGCTGTCCGCGGGAATCGAGGAGATCTGGTCGCATGTGGACGGTCTCTGCGAACGGGTGTGCGACGGGTTCGCCGAGATCGGCGCGACGGTGCTTTCCGAACGCGACATCGGGCACCGCTCGGGAATCGTGTCCGTGCGGGTGGACGGACTGCCGATCCCGTTGCTGGCGGAACGGCTCAAGGCGCGGGGGATCGCGTGCTCGGCGAGATCCGGCGGACTCCGGATTTCGCCGCACGGCTACAACACCGAGGACGAGATCGATCGCCTGATCGTCGCGGTGCGGGAGATTTTCGCTTGA
- a CDS encoding xanthine dehydrogenase family protein molybdopterin-binding subunit: MGEGLIGAKVTRQEDVRLLTGRAQYIDDVRLPGTLEAAILRSPHPHARILSVDTTAANAHPGVFAVITGEDVVSSTKTPQPVIWSNLPDMRVPENHALAVGKVRYPGQGVAAVAAKDRATAEDALELIEVEYEELPAVSTLEQALADDAPKLYEDWPSNVAGTGTIPMGDVSTAFAEAEVVLTESFRFARQMGTPIETRGVVATWDPFTDRLDVWLATQAPNLARELFGEVFGLSLDRIRVRTPDVGGGFGNKFDFYAEEVVAAILSRRTGKPVKLIEDRAESFVANAHSREQKIDVELAAKDDGTITGLRATVYGVLGGVLGTVGPSPCWTTTALLTGPYAIPNVELSLVAVMTNRSPYGSFRGYGLPKANFVHEHLVEQLAKRLGMEAHAVRRKNFIPPEAFPYQSPVFVYDSGRYEDCLDLCLKAVEEAGWAKRRGNGVGIGYSFHNELTGFGPSRIINLSGLGHSGFDEEVVRVDSTGHVTVHTGLSAIGQGIHTTLAQVAAHTLGVPLDHVTVLSGDTDSCPYTGYGTAASRGAAVGGAAVLNASTRLRAKILRVAGHILEVSPDDLSLEDGVVSVKGVPGKEVTLAAIGDAAYRRLNGVWPEDETPTLEEREVYDPVNVATSFGCTAVLAEVDRETGVVTLLDYLIAHDCGTVINPMIVDGQLHGGAAQAIGGALYEELVYGADGRLETTSFTGYLLPTATEIPPFSVSHMATPAEHVPGGFKGMGEAGVIGGGAAITHAVGDALREYGVDITSLPITPPRLLAAIKRGAHR; encoded by the coding sequence ATGGGCGAGGGGCTGATCGGCGCGAAGGTGACCCGGCAGGAGGACGTCCGCCTGCTCACCGGCCGGGCGCAGTACATCGACGACGTCCGATTGCCGGGGACGCTCGAGGCCGCGATCCTCCGCAGCCCTCATCCGCACGCGCGGATCCTGAGTGTCGACACCACGGCCGCGAACGCCCACCCCGGTGTCTTCGCCGTGATCACCGGCGAAGACGTCGTGTCGAGCACGAAGACACCGCAGCCGGTGATCTGGTCGAACCTGCCGGACATGCGGGTGCCCGAGAACCACGCGCTGGCCGTCGGCAAGGTGCGGTATCCCGGCCAGGGCGTCGCGGCCGTCGCGGCGAAGGACCGGGCGACCGCGGAAGACGCGCTGGAACTGATCGAGGTCGAGTACGAGGAACTCCCGGCCGTCAGCACACTCGAACAGGCGCTGGCGGACGACGCGCCGAAGCTCTACGAAGACTGGCCGAGCAATGTCGCCGGCACCGGAACCATCCCGATGGGTGACGTGAGCACCGCGTTCGCCGAGGCCGAGGTCGTGCTCACCGAGTCGTTCCGCTTCGCGCGCCAGATGGGCACGCCGATCGAAACCCGCGGCGTGGTGGCGACCTGGGACCCGTTCACCGACCGGCTCGATGTCTGGCTCGCGACGCAGGCGCCCAATCTCGCGCGCGAACTGTTCGGCGAGGTCTTCGGGCTCTCCCTGGACCGGATCCGCGTGCGCACTCCCGACGTCGGCGGCGGCTTCGGCAACAAGTTCGACTTCTACGCCGAGGAGGTCGTCGCGGCGATCCTGTCCCGGCGTACCGGGAAACCGGTCAAGCTCATCGAGGACCGGGCGGAAAGCTTCGTCGCCAACGCGCACTCGCGCGAACAGAAGATCGACGTCGAACTCGCGGCCAAGGACGACGGCACGATCACCGGCCTGCGCGCCACGGTGTACGGCGTCCTCGGTGGCGTGCTCGGGACCGTCGGCCCCAGCCCGTGCTGGACGACGACGGCGCTGCTCACCGGGCCGTACGCCATTCCGAACGTGGAACTGAGCCTGGTCGCGGTGATGACGAACCGGTCGCCGTACGGATCGTTCCGTGGTTACGGCCTGCCGAAGGCGAACTTCGTGCACGAACACCTGGTGGAGCAGCTGGCGAAACGTCTCGGCATGGAAGCGCACGCGGTGCGGCGCAAGAACTTCATCCCGCCGGAGGCGTTTCCGTACCAGAGCCCGGTGTTCGTCTACGACAGCGGACGCTACGAAGACTGCCTGGATCTCTGTTTGAAGGCCGTCGAGGAGGCGGGCTGGGCGAAGCGCCGCGGAAACGGTGTCGGCATCGGCTATTCGTTCCACAACGAACTGACCGGGTTCGGGCCGAGCCGGATCATCAACCTTTCCGGCCTGGGGCATTCCGGCTTCGACGAGGAGGTCGTGCGGGTCGACTCGACCGGGCACGTGACCGTCCACACCGGACTGTCCGCGATCGGCCAGGGCATCCACACGACGCTGGCACAGGTGGCCGCGCATACGCTCGGTGTCCCGCTCGACCATGTCACCGTCCTTTCGGGAGACACCGACAGCTGCCCGTACACCGGCTACGGCACGGCGGCGAGCCGTGGGGCGGCCGTCGGCGGCGCGGCCGTGCTGAACGCGTCGACCCGGCTGCGGGCGAAAATCCTGCGGGTGGCGGGCCACATACTGGAGGTCTCCCCCGACGATCTGTCCCTTGAGGACGGTGTCGTTTCGGTGAAGGGCGTGCCGGGCAAGGAGGTCACGCTGGCCGCGATCGGCGATGCCGCGTACCGGCGACTGAACGGCGTCTGGCCGGAAGACGAGACGCCGACGCTGGAAGAGCGCGAGGTCTACGACCCGGTCAACGTCGCGACCTCGTTCGGCTGCACCGCCGTCCTCGCCGAGGTCGACCGGGAAACCGGTGTGGTGACGCTGCTGGACTACCTGATCGCGCACGACTGCGGCACCGTGATCAACCCGATGATCGTGGACGGGCAACTGCACGGCGGCGCGGCGCAGGCGATCGGCGGCGCGCTGTACGAGGAGCTGGTCTACGGCGCCGACGGACGGCTGGAGACCACGTCGTTCACCGGGTACCTGCTGCCGACCGCGACCGAGATCCCGCCGTTCTCCGTCTCCCATATGGCGACGCCCGCCGAACACGTTCCGGGCGGGTTCAAGGGGATGGGGGAAGCGGGCGTGATCGGCGGTGGCGCGGCGATCACGCACGCCGTCGGAGACGCGCTGCGCGAGTACGGCGTCGACATCACGTCGCTGCCCATCACGCCGCCACGGCTGCTGGCCGCGATCAAGCGAGGAGCACACCGGTGA
- a CDS encoding LysR family transcriptional regulator, whose protein sequence is MELDLGAVRAFVAVAEDRYFGEAAIRLEVSQQAISKRVAKLEADLGVRLLSRTRGGAEPTEDGEEFLKHARALISLADQAVERLHGRRRPLRVDVLGTRLATMEVIRAFHAEHDDELELVTPGLGAVRRSMLPETVDAAFARVNTVTDPAIGRTPAYLEPANLLVGRRHPLARRRRVAMADLAGLTAWMPYNARASEWAEFWQELCPAFGVLVDTDGPNFGLEHHIEVLSESKDRLGFVGAKMHVPWHPDVVQIPLVDPTPVYPFSLLWRHENRHPTLPLLIEHVRSGYRPFDAERQWLPMADRAAMSS, encoded by the coding sequence GTGGAGCTGGACCTGGGCGCGGTCCGCGCGTTCGTCGCGGTGGCCGAGGACCGGTACTTCGGCGAGGCGGCGATCCGGCTGGAGGTGAGTCAGCAGGCGATCTCCAAGCGGGTCGCGAAACTCGAGGCGGATCTCGGCGTGCGGCTGCTGTCGCGGACACGCGGAGGCGCCGAGCCGACCGAGGACGGCGAAGAGTTCCTCAAGCACGCTCGCGCGCTGATCAGTCTCGCGGACCAGGCCGTCGAACGGCTGCACGGCAGGCGCCGCCCCCTGCGCGTCGACGTCCTCGGCACACGGCTGGCGACGATGGAGGTGATCCGGGCGTTCCACGCCGAGCACGACGACGAACTGGAGCTCGTTACGCCGGGACTGGGTGCGGTGCGCCGGTCGATGCTGCCCGAGACGGTCGATGCCGCCTTCGCCCGCGTCAACACCGTGACGGACCCCGCGATCGGCCGTACGCCCGCTTATCTGGAACCGGCGAACCTGCTGGTCGGGCGGCGGCATCCGCTCGCACGGCGGCGGCGGGTAGCGATGGCGGACCTCGCCGGCCTCACGGCCTGGATGCCGTACAACGCGCGGGCCAGCGAATGGGCGGAGTTCTGGCAGGAACTGTGCCCGGCGTTCGGCGTCCTCGTCGACACCGACGGCCCGAACTTCGGGCTGGAGCACCACATCGAGGTGCTCAGCGAGTCGAAGGACCGCCTGGGTTTCGTCGGCGCGAAGATGCACGTGCCCTGGCATCCGGACGTCGTCCAGATCCCGCTCGTCGACCCGACGCCGGTGTACCCGTTCTCGCTGCTGTGGCGGCACGAGAACCGGCACCCGACGCTGCCGCTGCTGATCGAGCACGTCCGGTCCGGCTACCGGCCCTTCGACGCCGAGCGGCAATGGCTCCCGATGGCGGACCGGGCGGCGATGAGCTCCTAG
- a CDS encoding DUF3237 domain-containing protein, translating into MTTRVKDVGELRTEPLFDIVIDLHPPLNIGGGRVLFGAAGGTFEGPELRGEVLPTGGDWATFRPGGTMALDVRLTLRTHDDALLHMTYHGRWRIPAELRAELADPATRHLVDPARYYFRTTPYFETGSERYAWLNDVVCAGSGYPVEGGIAYRVAKIL; encoded by the coding sequence ATGACCACGCGGGTGAAGGACGTCGGCGAACTCCGCACGGAGCCGCTCTTCGACATCGTCATCGATCTGCACCCTCCGCTGAACATCGGCGGCGGCCGGGTGCTCTTCGGCGCCGCGGGCGGCACGTTCGAGGGCCCGGAGCTGCGCGGCGAGGTCCTGCCGACCGGCGGTGACTGGGCGACGTTCCGCCCCGGCGGCACGATGGCGCTCGACGTCCGGCTGACCCTGCGCACCCACGACGACGCGCTGCTGCACATGACCTACCACGGCCGCTGGCGGATCCCCGCCGAACTCCGCGCCGAGCTCGCCGATCCCGCGACCCGCCATCTGGTCGACCCGGCCCGGTACTACTTCCGGACGACTCCGTACTTCGAGACCGGCTCCGAGCGCTACGCGTGGCTGAACGACGTCGTGTGCGCGGGTTCGGGCTACCCGGTCGAAGGCGGGATCGCCTACCGAGTCGCGAAGATCCTCTGA
- the dnaE gene encoding DNA polymerase III subunit alpha yields MDSFVHLHVHTEYSMLDGAAKIAPLFAEARRLGMPAVGMTDHGNMYGADEFYRQSVLAGLKPVIGIEAYLAPESRFHKKPVFWGRRGDGGDVSGGGAYTHMTMLAENAAGLRNLFRLSSSASLEGYYRKPRMDRELLARHHEGIIATTGCPSGEVQTRLRLGQPDEAIQAASDYRDIFGADDFFLELMDHGLPIERSVRDGLLDIGRRLDLKPLATNDSHYVTQDQAAAHSALLCVQSGKTLDDPGRFKFDGDGYYLKSAEEMRRYWDAEVPGAADSTLLIAERIESYDDVYRHLDRMPVFEVPEGHDEESWLRKEVADGLRWRLPGGVPDAYVARADFEIGVIAEKGFPAYFLITADLMRHAREVGIRVGPGRGSAAGSLVAYALGITNLDPIDLGLLFERFLNPERLSMPDIDMDFDDRRRGEMIRYATDKYGAEHVAQVITFGTIKTKAAIKDSARVHYGQSGYAIADRISKALPPPVAAKDIPLAGIVEPDHERYAEAAEVRALLEGDGEASKIFETARGLEGLIRNAGVHACAVIMSSEPLLDAIPLWRRDDGAVITGWDYPSCEAIGLLKMDFLGLRNLTVIGDALDNIKDNRGEEIDLDTLGVEDPATYELLARGDSLGVFQLDGGAMRDLLRRMGPTGFGDIIAVNALYRPGPIAMNTHNNYADRKNGRQPIESIHPELAGPLREILAETHGLIVYQEQIMRIARDVAGYSMGRADVLRKAMGKKKKEVLEREFEGFRDGMVANGFSLEAVQALWDAILPFAGYAFNKSHAAGYGLVGYWTAYLKANYPAEYMAGLLTSVGDNKDKSAVYLSECRRLGIKVLPPDVNESGLRFSAVGDAIRFGLGAVRNVGANVVDSIIATRREKGKYASFTDFLGKSELVACNKRVIESLAKAGAFDSLGHTRLSILRVHEDAVDAVVPLKRKQAMGQFDLFGSGEESQEDTSPLAHLRFDVQEWPRKELLAHEREMLGLYVSAHPLDGAERLLRKHAPRPIAAILDNPPGEGDLVVAGIVTSLERRVNKKGEPWAICTIEDLDAALEVLFFPKAYALFVADLAEDNAVRVSGRVNWREDKMSVFGGGLMPLDLSAAGDEEPPLTLHATAEKLTEDAVLELKQALLAHKGETPVRVKLAGKSYALDDYPVAVSAMLLGELKSIPGITTVRA; encoded by the coding sequence GTGGACTCCTTCGTGCACCTGCACGTTCATACCGAATACTCGATGCTCGACGGCGCGGCCAAGATCGCACCGCTGTTCGCCGAGGCCCGGCGGCTCGGCATGCCCGCCGTCGGCATGACCGACCACGGCAACATGTACGGCGCCGACGAGTTCTACCGGCAGTCCGTCCTCGCCGGGCTCAAGCCGGTGATCGGCATCGAGGCGTACCTCGCGCCCGAGTCGCGTTTCCACAAGAAACCGGTGTTCTGGGGACGGCGCGGCGACGGCGGCGACGTCTCCGGCGGCGGTGCCTACACGCATATGACCATGCTCGCGGAGAACGCGGCCGGGCTGCGGAACCTGTTCCGGCTGTCCTCTTCGGCCAGCCTGGAGGGCTACTACCGCAAACCCCGGATGGACCGCGAACTCCTCGCCCGGCACCACGAAGGCATCATCGCCACCACCGGCTGCCCGTCCGGCGAGGTGCAGACCAGGCTCCGGCTCGGCCAGCCGGACGAGGCGATCCAGGCGGCTTCGGACTACCGCGACATCTTCGGCGCGGACGACTTCTTCCTGGAACTGATGGACCACGGCCTCCCCATCGAGCGATCCGTGCGGGACGGCTTACTGGACATCGGACGCCGCCTCGATCTGAAACCGTTGGCCACCAACGATTCGCACTACGTCACTCAGGATCAGGCGGCCGCGCACTCCGCGCTGCTGTGCGTCCAGTCCGGCAAGACCCTCGACGATCCCGGCCGGTTCAAGTTCGACGGCGACGGCTACTACCTCAAGTCCGCGGAGGAGATGCGCCGGTATTGGGACGCCGAAGTCCCGGGTGCGGCGGATTCCACCCTCCTCATCGCCGAGCGGATCGAGTCCTACGACGACGTCTATCGCCATCTCGACCGCATGCCGGTCTTCGAGGTGCCCGAAGGACACGACGAAGAATCCTGGTTGCGCAAAGAGGTCGCGGACGGGCTGCGGTGGCGGTTGCCGGGCGGCGTTCCTGACGCCTACGTCGCCCGAGCCGACTTCGAGATCGGTGTGATCGCGGAAAAGGGCTTCCCTGCGTACTTCCTGATCACCGCCGACCTGATGAGGCACGCCCGCGAGGTCGGCATCCGGGTCGGGCCCGGCCGCGGCTCTGCCGCGGGTTCGCTCGTCGCGTACGCGCTCGGCATCACCAACCTGGACCCGATCGACCTCGGCCTGCTCTTCGAGCGGTTTCTCAACCCCGAACGGCTCTCCATGCCGGACATCGACATGGACTTCGACGACCGGCGCCGCGGCGAGATGATTCGTTACGCCACCGACAAGTACGGCGCCGAACACGTCGCGCAGGTGATCACCTTCGGTACCATCAAGACCAAAGCGGCCATCAAGGACTCCGCCCGCGTTCACTATGGACAGAGCGGGTACGCGATCGCGGACCGGATCTCCAAGGCACTTCCGCCGCCGGTCGCGGCGAAGGACATCCCGCTCGCCGGGATCGTCGAGCCGGATCACGAACGGTACGCCGAGGCGGCGGAAGTCCGCGCGCTGCTGGAAGGCGACGGCGAGGCGTCGAAGATCTTCGAGACCGCCCGCGGGCTCGAAGGGCTGATCCGCAACGCCGGTGTGCACGCCTGCGCCGTCATCATGTCGAGTGAACCGCTGCTCGACGCGATCCCGTTGTGGCGGCGGGACGACGGCGCGGTCATCACCGGCTGGGACTATCCGTCGTGCGAGGCCATCGGCCTGTTGAAGATGGACTTCCTCGGCCTGCGCAACCTCACCGTCATCGGCGACGCGCTGGACAACATCAAGGACAACCGCGGCGAGGAGATCGACCTCGACACGCTCGGTGTCGAGGATCCGGCGACCTACGAACTGCTCGCCCGCGGCGACAGCCTCGGCGTCTTCCAGCTCGACGGCGGCGCGATGCGGGATCTGCTGCGCCGCATGGGGCCGACCGGCTTCGGCGACATCATCGCGGTGAACGCGCTGTACCGGCCCGGCCCCATCGCGATGAACACGCACAACAACTACGCGGACCGCAAGAACGGCAGGCAGCCGATCGAGTCGATCCATCCCGAGCTGGCCGGGCCGCTGCGCGAGATCCTGGCCGAGACCCATGGCCTGATCGTGTACCAGGAACAGATCATGCGGATCGCGCGTGACGTCGCCGGCTATTCCATGGGCCGTGCCGACGTGCTGCGCAAGGCGATGGGCAAGAAGAAGAAAGAGGTACTGGAAAGGGAGTTCGAGGGTTTCCGGGACGGCATGGTCGCCAACGGGTTCTCCCTCGAAGCCGTGCAGGCGCTGTGGGACGCGATCCTCCCGTTCGCCGGATACGCGTTCAACAAGTCCCATGCCGCCGGTTACGGCCTCGTCGGTTACTGGACGGCGTACCTGAAGGCGAACTACCCGGCGGAATACATGGCGGGCCTGCTGACTTCGGTGGGGGACAACAAGGACAAGTCGGCGGTCTACCTCTCGGAATGCCGTCGGCTGGGGATCAAGGTGCTGCCGCCGGACGTCAACGAATCGGGACTCCGGTTCTCGGCGGTGGGAGACGCGATCCGGTTCGGGCTGGGCGCGGTGCGCAACGTCGGCGCGAACGTCGTCGACTCGATCATCGCGACGCGACGGGAAAAGGGGAAGTACGCCTCGTTCACCGACTTCCTCGGCAAGTCGGAACTGGTGGCCTGCAACAAACGGGTCATCGAATCCCTGGCCAAGGCGGGCGCGTTCGACTCGCTCGGGCATACGCGGCTCTCGATCCTGCGCGTGCACGAGGACGCGGTGGACGCCGTGGTGCCGTTGAAACGCAAGCAGGCGATGGGCCAGTTCGATCTCTTCGGTTCGGGCGAGGAGAGCCAAGAGGACACCTCGCCGCTCGCTCACCTCAGGTTCGATGTCCAGGAGTGGCCGCGCAAGGAACTTCTCGCGCACGAAAGGGAAATGCTCGGTCTGTACGTCTCCGCGCATCCGCTCGACGGGGCCGAACGTCTCCTGCGCAAACACGCGCCGCGCCCGATCGCGGCGATCCTCGACAATCCGCCCGGGGAAGGGGATCTCGTCGTCGCCGGGATCGTCACCTCCTTGGAGCGGCGGGTGAACAAGAAGGGCGAGCCATGGGCGATCTGCACGATCGAAGATCTGGACGCCGCGCTCGAAGTGCTGTTCTTTCCCAAGGCCTACGCGTTGTTCGTGGCGGATCTGGCCGAGGACAACGCCGTCCGCGTCAGCGGCCGGGTGAACTGGCGGGAGGACAAGATGTCCGTGTTCGGCGGTGGGCTGATGCCGCTCGACCTTTCCGCGGCGGGTGACGAGGAGCCGCCCCTCACCCTGCACGCGACCGCCGAGAAGCTGACCGAGGACGCGGTCCTGGAACTGAAGCAGGCCTTGCTGGCGCACAAGGGGGAAACCCCGGTCCGGGTGAAGCTCGCCGGGAAGTCGTACGCGCTCGACGACTATCCGGTCGCGGTCAGCGCGATGCTGCTCGGCGAGCTGAAGTCCATTCCCGGCATCACGACCGTCCGTGCGTGA